The Panthera leo isolate Ple1 chromosome C2, P.leo_Ple1_pat1.1, whole genome shotgun sequence genome window below encodes:
- the MUC20 gene encoding mucin-20, whose product MVAGAPVRMGFLWGLALPLFFCEAGAPRSSAGPSTSRPGPLVTTNHIEVTTMTPGIKTSSQGAFQTTDLVETSVKSHIPLETQTLSTQTFDRTLILASTISDAEIRETKTIFPATETRAFTKMIPSKFMVVITTPVEASATSGSPTGTGMTTVETVIGTDLVESVFDTLCTDDSSEEAKRIVIDILTLAHTSAEAKALTLESSAFSDSSVMAIATSQALASDTTVPAKALLAYTITDTEVTNCSVVEIETTATTPGTLDTDHDPTGGKALSASEVSALLDSTESESDFTKTMTSAETVSGARGTEPVMPDTTVETPLPVNSTIEGERAAAKTTTPSTTLVTLSTNPLEETSAFSIETSHTEVSVTISTGTGSTVGKVAPPAGLSDRTYSHTQATTSKNSTPSETSTTDSTTNGSIPINRNPFPSVHPTVANSSPEANITLVKTTALAKTLKTASMTEWKPPTAMPTTAQTRWTTEVTAGGDGGFFLLRLSVASPEDLTDPRVAERLMQQLLHELHTHMPPIQVSLLHVKKD is encoded by the exons GCCCTAGCACCAGCAGACCAGGCCCTTTGGTGACAACAAACCACATAGAAGTGACTACCATGACTCCGGGGATCAAGACAAGTTCACAGGGAGCCTTCCAGACGACTGACCTTGTTGAGACCTCCGTGAAAAGCCACATCCCTTTGGAAACTCAAACCCTGAGCACCCAGACCTTTGATAGGACCTTAATCCTGGCCAGCACCATTTCAGATGCAGAGATCAGGGAAACCAAGACCATTTTTCCTGCAACAGAGACCAGGGCCTTCACAAAAATGATACCTTCCAAATTCATGGTTGTGATCACCACTCCTGTGGAGGCATCAGCCACAAGTGGCAGCCCCACAGGAACTGGAATGACCACAGTTGAGACGGTTATAGGCACCGATCTCGTGGAATCTGTCTTTGACACCCTTTGTACTGATGACAGCTCAGAAGAGGCAAAGAGGATCGTAATTGACATCTTGACATTGGCTCACACCTCTGCAGAAGCCAAGGCCCTGACCTTGGAGAGCAGTGCCTTCTCTGACAGCTCAGTTATGGCCATTGCCACCTCACAGGCCCTGGCATCTGACACCACTGTTCCGGCTAAAGCCTTGCTTGCCTACACCATCACCGACACTGAGGTTACCAATTGCAGCGTTGTAGAAATAGAAACAACTGCCACCACTCCTGGGACCTTGGACacagatcatgatcccacaggAGGAAAGGCCCTGTCAGCCTCTGAGGTGTCAGCTTTGCTTGATTCCACCGAATCAGAATCAGACTTCACCAAGACCATGACATCTGCTGAGACCGTGTCAGGAGCCAGAGGCACAGAACCAGTCATGCCTGATACCACAGTTGAGACCCCGCTACCTGTTAATAGCACcatagaaggagaaagagcagcAGCCAAGACCACCACCCCCAGCACAACTTTGGTGACACTCAGCACGAACCCCTTGGAAGAAACTTCAGCCTTCTCTATTGAGACAAGTCACACGGAGGTCTCAGTTACAATCTCCACAGGGACTGGGTCAACTGTGGGCAAAGTGGCTCCCCCTGCTGGACTCTCAGATAGGACCTACAGCCACACCCAAGCAACCACTAGCAAGAACTCCACCCCCTCAGAGACTTCAACCACAGACAGCACAACCAATGGGTCCATCCCCATCAACAGAAACCCCTTTCCTTCTGTGCATCCGACTGTGGCCAACAGCAGCCCAGAGGCAAATATCACCTTAGTCAAGACCACAGCCTTAGCAAAGACCTTGAAGACAGCCAGCATGACTGAATGGAAGCCCCCAACAGCCATGCCCACCACTGCTCAGACAAGGTGGACCACAGAAGTTACTGCAG GTGGGGATGGAGGCTTTTTCCTTCTGCGGCTGAGTGTGGCCTCTCCAGAAGACCTCACTGACCCTAGAGTGGCAGAGAGGCTGATGCAGCAG CTCCTCCATGAACTGCATACTCACATGCCTCCCATCCAAGTGTCTCTGCTGCATGTCAAGAAGGACTAA